Proteins encoded together in one Flavobacteriales bacterium window:
- a CDS encoding succinate dehydrogenase/fumarate reductase iron-sulfur subunit has protein sequence MKLTLKIWRQSGPNDKGRMETYPVNDVSPDMSFLEMLDVLNDQLVREDKDPIAFDHDCREGICGMCSLFINGEAHGPARGITTCQLHMRRFKDGDTIHVEPWRAQPFPVIKDLATDRGAFDRIQAAGGFVSINTSGNLVDGNALPIPKDDADKAFDAATCIGCGACVATCPNGSAMLFVAAKVSQLSLLPQGRPEAKRRALAMVEQMDKEGFGNCSNTGACEVECPKQISLEHIARLNREYLAATVTKE, from the coding sequence ATGAAGCTCACCCTCAAGATCTGGAGGCAGTCCGGTCCGAACGACAAGGGTCGGATGGAGACCTACCCCGTGAACGACGTTTCCCCGGACATGTCGTTCCTGGAGATGCTCGACGTGTTGAACGATCAGCTCGTGCGCGAGGACAAGGACCCGATCGCCTTCGACCACGATTGCCGCGAGGGCATCTGTGGCATGTGCAGCCTCTTCATCAATGGCGAGGCCCACGGCCCGGCACGCGGCATCACCACCTGCCAGCTGCACATGCGCCGCTTCAAGGATGGCGACACCATCCATGTGGAACCCTGGCGCGCACAGCCGTTCCCGGTGATCAAGGACCTCGCCACCGATCGCGGCGCCTTCGACCGCATCCAGGCGGCCGGCGGCTTCGTCAGCATCAACACCAGCGGCAACCTGGTGGACGGCAACGCGCTGCCCATCCCGAAGGACGATGCCGACAAGGCCTTCGACGCCGCGACGTGCATCGGCTGCGGCGCCTGCGTGGCCACCTGCCCCAACGGCAGCGCCATGCTGTTCGTGGCAGCGAAGGTGAGCCAGCTCTCCCTGCTACCCCAGGGCCGTCCCGAGGCCAAGCGCCGCGCACTGGCCATGGTGGAGCAGATGGACAAGGAAGGTTTCGGCAACTGCAGCAACACCGGTGCCTGCGAGGTGGAATGCCCCAAACAGATCAGCCTGGAACACATCGCTCGGCTGAACAGGGAGTACCTGGCGGCCACGGTGACGAAGGAGTAG
- a CDS encoding fumarate reductase/succinate dehydrogenase flavoprotein subunit translates to MSTLDSKIPPGPIDKKWTDHKGHIRIVAPANKRRIDIIVVGTGLAGGAAAASLAEMGYNVKAFCFQDSARRAHSIAAQGGINAAKNYMNDGDSTYRLFYDTVKGGDYRAREANVYRLAEVSANIIDQCVAQGVPFARDYGGLLDNRSFGGVQVSRTFYARGQTGQQLLLGAYSALMRQVGKGAVQMFDRHEMLDVVVVDGKARGIIARNLVTGEIERHGAHAVLICTGGYGNVFFLSTNAMGCNVTAAWKAHKRGAFFGNPCYTQIHPTCIPVSGTHQSKLTLMSESLRNDGRIWVPAKLEDAKAIREGKKKGSDIPEADRDYYLERRYPAFGNLVPRDVASRAAKERCDAGFGVNQTGEAVYLDFGAAIERYGKQQANIQKIEKPSKEKITELGRAVVSEKYGNLFDMYENIVGENPYDHAMKIYPAVHYTMGGLWVDYNLQTTVPGLFALGEANFSDHGANRLGASALMQGLADGYFVIPYTVGDYLADDIRTGPIDTKRPEFEAAEKEIKGRIDHLLNNKGTKPVDDFHRRLGKVMWDKCGMARNEKGLKEAIAEIRQIREEFWKDVRVTGKANAFNQELEKAGRVADFLELGELMCMDALNRNESCGGHFREEYQTPEGEALRDDANYAYVAAWEWTGEAGKANLHKEALSFEEVKLTQRSYK, encoded by the coding sequence ATGAGCACCCTCGACAGCAAGATCCCCCCCGGTCCTATCGACAAGAAGTGGACCGACCACAAGGGGCACATCCGCATCGTGGCACCGGCCAACAAGCGCCGCATCGACATCATCGTGGTGGGCACGGGCCTGGCCGGTGGTGCCGCGGCCGCCTCGCTGGCGGAGATGGGCTACAACGTGAAGGCCTTCTGCTTCCAGGACAGCGCGCGCCGCGCCCACAGCATCGCCGCGCAGGGGGGCATCAACGCCGCCAAGAACTACATGAACGACGGGGACAGCACCTATCGGCTGTTCTACGACACCGTGAAGGGTGGCGACTACCGCGCCCGTGAAGCGAACGTGTACCGCCTGGCCGAGGTCAGCGCGAACATCATCGACCAGTGCGTGGCCCAGGGCGTGCCCTTCGCCCGCGACTACGGCGGACTGCTGGACAACCGCTCCTTCGGTGGTGTGCAGGTGAGCCGCACCTTCTACGCCCGCGGGCAGACCGGCCAGCAGCTGCTGCTCGGTGCCTACAGCGCGCTCATGCGCCAGGTGGGCAAGGGCGCGGTGCAGATGTTCGACCGCCACGAGATGCTCGATGTGGTCGTGGTCGACGGCAAGGCGCGCGGTATCATCGCCCGCAACCTGGTGACCGGTGAGATCGAACGCCACGGCGCACACGCCGTGCTGATCTGCACCGGCGGCTACGGCAACGTGTTCTTCCTGAGCACGAACGCCATGGGTTGCAACGTCACCGCCGCTTGGAAGGCGCACAAGCGCGGGGCCTTCTTCGGCAACCCCTGCTACACGCAGATCCACCCCACGTGCATCCCGGTGAGCGGTACGCACCAGAGCAAGCTCACGCTGATGAGCGAGTCGCTCCGGAACGATGGCCGCATCTGGGTGCCTGCCAAGCTGGAGGACGCCAAGGCCATCCGCGAAGGGAAGAAGAAGGGCAGCGACATCCCCGAGGCGGACCGCGACTACTACCTGGAGCGCCGCTATCCGGCCTTCGGCAACCTGGTGCCGCGTGACGTGGCCAGCCGCGCCGCGAAGGAGCGTTGCGATGCGGGCTTCGGGGTGAACCAGACCGGCGAGGCCGTGTACCTGGACTTCGGTGCGGCCATCGAGCGTTACGGCAAGCAGCAGGCGAACATCCAGAAGATCGAGAAGCCGAGCAAGGAGAAGATCACCGAGCTGGGCCGCGCCGTAGTGAGCGAGAAGTACGGGAACCTCTTCGACATGTACGAGAACATCGTCGGCGAGAACCCCTACGACCATGCGATGAAGATCTACCCTGCCGTGCACTACACCATGGGCGGCCTGTGGGTGGACTACAACCTGCAGACCACGGTCCCCGGTCTTTTCGCGCTGGGCGAGGCCAACTTCAGCGACCATGGTGCGAACCGCCTCGGAGCTTCCGCGCTGATGCAAGGGTTGGCTGACGGCTACTTCGTGATCCCCTACACCGTGGGCGATTACCTGGCCGATGATATCCGGACCGGTCCCATCGACACCAAGCGCCCCGAGTTCGAGGCCGCCGAGAAGGAGATCAAGGGCCGGATCGACCACCTGCTCAACAACAAGGGCACGAAGCCCGTGGACGACTTCCACCGCCGCCTGGGCAAGGTGATGTGGGACAAGTGCGGCATGGCACGCAACGAGAAGGGCCTGAAGGAGGCGATCGCCGAGATCCGCCAGATCCGCGAGGAGTTCTGGAAGGATGTGCGGGTGACCGGAAAGGCGAACGCGTTCAACCAGGAACTGGAGAAGGCCGGCCGCGTGGCCGACTTCCTGGAGCTGGGCGAGCTGATGTGCATGGACGCCTTGAACCGCAACGAAAGCTGCGGTGGTCACTTCCGCGAGGAGTACCAGACACCGGAAGGGGAGGCCCTGCGCGATGATGCCAACTACGCCTATGTGGCCGCTTGGGAGTGGACCGGCGAAGCCGGAAAGGCCAACCTGCACAAGGAAGCGCTCTCGTTCGAGGAAGTGAAATTGACGCAACGCAGCTACAAGTGA
- a CDS encoding succinate dehydrogenase cytochrome b subunit yields the protein MARSALLGSSLTKKYWMALTGLFLCLFLVIHLAGNLQLLDASPEGRLKFNAYAKFMTTFPVIKVVSYLLYFSILFHAFDGILLAVQNRKARPVRYVKENAAANRTWYSGQMALLGSLLLVFIVLHMKHFWYRMHWGGLPLDSEGNTDLFTVVAEAYREPVYVVLYVASMAVLAFHLLHGFQSAFQTLGLNHPHYTPITKNVGVFFGVVIPVLFALIPVWMFAFPG from the coding sequence ATGGCACGCTCCGCCCTCCTCGGCTCCTCCCTCACGAAGAAATACTGGATGGCCCTCACGGGCCTTTTCCTTTGCCTGTTCCTGGTGATCCACCTGGCCGGCAACCTGCAGTTGCTGGACGCCAGTCCGGAGGGCCGCCTCAAGTTCAATGCCTACGCCAAGTTCATGACCACCTTCCCGGTGATCAAGGTCGTGAGCTACCTGCTGTACTTCAGCATCCTGTTCCACGCCTTCGATGGCATCCTGCTGGCGGTGCAGAACCGCAAGGCCCGCCCCGTTCGCTATGTGAAGGAGAACGCCGCGGCCAACCGCACCTGGTACAGCGGACAGATGGCCCTGCTGGGCAGCCTGCTGCTGGTCTTCATCGTGCTGCACATGAAGCACTTCTGGTACCGCATGCACTGGGGCGGTCTGCCGCTGGACAGCGAGGGCAACACCGACCTGTTCACCGTGGTGGCCGAGGCCTATCGGGAGCCCGTGTACGTGGTGCTGTACGTCGCCTCCATGGCCGTGCTCGCCTTCCACCTCCTGCACGGCTTCCAGAGCGCCTTCCAGACACTCGGGCTGAACCACCCGCACTACACCCCGATCACCAAGAACGTAGGGGTCTTCTTCGGCGTGGTCATCCCCGTCCTGTTCGCCCTCATCCCTGTGTGGATGTTCGCGTTCCCCGGTTGA
- a CDS encoding Fic family protein, whose protein sequence is MRDLTREYPQMTFRRQWDVTPDMKFLLGQCEAFVKAIKHTPLLPEDYRRLLQVSMIKGAQATTAIEGNTLSEEEVKQVASGSKLPPSKGYLEQEVRNIIDAFNELLKEVVYDDRVQLIDRELLLRFHRLVGKDLGEHFAAIPGRFRENQVVVGTYRCPAPGHVEDLVSNLCTWMRQEFHFGQSEQQFWEVVLQAIVAHVYVEWIHPFGDGHGRTGRLVEFYIMLRGGNPNIASHILSNHYNQTRTEYYRQLQVAGTERSLTKFIEYALLGLRDGLEQTLGTIQKSQFDITWQKMVYDEFDKVKEWQDPMFKRRRRLALDFPKDRTLKLEEIPHINTTLAMLYAKMSPRTIQRDLSELVIMELVAKDGDGYRARVERLRMYVPHSKRRQ, encoded by the coding sequence ATGCGCGACCTTACTAGGGAATACCCCCAAATGACCTTCCGGCGGCAATGGGACGTGACCCCGGACATGAAGTTCCTGCTTGGCCAGTGCGAAGCGTTCGTGAAGGCCATCAAGCATACGCCACTGCTACCCGAAGACTATCGCCGACTGCTCCAGGTCTCCATGATCAAAGGGGCGCAAGCGACTACCGCCATTGAGGGCAATACGCTCAGCGAAGAAGAGGTGAAGCAGGTGGCCTCGGGATCGAAACTGCCGCCAAGCAAAGGCTACCTCGAACAGGAAGTGAGGAACATCATCGATGCGTTCAACGAACTGCTGAAGGAGGTGGTGTACGACGATCGCGTACAGCTCATTGACCGGGAGCTACTGCTCCGCTTCCATCGGCTCGTGGGGAAGGACCTCGGTGAGCACTTCGCCGCCATTCCGGGGCGTTTCCGAGAGAACCAAGTGGTGGTGGGCACCTACCGCTGTCCCGCACCGGGGCATGTGGAGGACCTGGTGAGCAACCTCTGCACCTGGATGCGGCAAGAGTTCCACTTCGGCCAGAGCGAACAGCAATTCTGGGAAGTGGTGCTACAAGCGATCGTGGCACACGTGTACGTGGAATGGATCCATCCCTTCGGTGATGGCCATGGGCGCACCGGCCGACTGGTGGAGTTCTACATCATGCTGCGCGGCGGCAACCCGAACATCGCCTCGCACATCCTGAGCAACCACTATAACCAGACGCGCACTGAATACTACCGCCAGTTGCAGGTCGCTGGCACCGAGCGCTCGCTCACCAAGTTCATCGAATACGCATTGCTCGGCCTGCGCGATGGATTGGAACAAACGCTGGGCACCATACAGAAAAGCCAGTTCGACATCACCTGGCAGAAGATGGTGTACGACGAGTTCGACAAGGTGAAAGAGTGGCAGGACCCGATGTTCAAGCGTCGCCGTCGTCTTGCGCTCGACTTCCCAAAGGACCGCACGCTGAAGCTGGAGGAGATCCCGCACATCAACACCACACTCGCCATGCTCTACGCCAAGATGTCGCCGCGCACCATACAGCGCGACCTGAGCGAACTGGTGATCATGGAACTGGTGGCGAAGGATGGCGATGGGTACCGTGCGCGGGTGGAGCGGTTGAGGATGTATGTGCCGCATAGTAAGAGGAGGCAATAA
- a CDS encoding aminopeptidase P family protein has product MRYTPLSASTYREHRARFRQHLEKGGLAIFHSNDIMPTSADGHMPFKQASDIFYLSGMDQEETILLLFPDAVDPKDREILFVRETSELIAIWEGAKFSQKEASELSGIATVLWTTSYEATIKRLVPQCEHLVLNSNEHLRQGNEVETREERKNKETRAQFPLHSVKRSAPIMHRIRSRKTKEEVAQIQRAIAITGKAFERVCGFVKPGVKEYEIEAEITHEFVRNGSRGHAYTPIIASGYNACVLHYITNDMVCNDGDVILMDFGCEYGGYASDLTRCIPVNGRFTDRQRAVYNAVLRVKNEATQLLRPGTLLADYHKEVGKIMERELIGLGLLDKTDVAKQDPERPLYKKYFMHGTSHFLGLDVHDVGLWNEMIQPDMVFTVEPGIYIREEKLGIRLENDILVTRDNPIDLFAEIPVEAEAVEELMSRKKAFA; this is encoded by the coding sequence ATGCGTTACACCCCGCTCTCAGCATCAACCTACCGCGAGCACCGCGCCCGCTTCCGCCAGCACCTGGAGAAAGGCGGCCTGGCCATCTTCCACAGCAACGATATCATGCCCACGAGCGCCGATGGGCACATGCCGTTCAAGCAGGCCAGCGACATCTTCTACCTCAGCGGAATGGACCAGGAGGAGACGATCCTGCTGCTCTTCCCCGATGCGGTGGACCCGAAGGACCGCGAGATCCTCTTCGTGCGCGAAACGAGCGAGCTGATCGCGATCTGGGAAGGCGCCAAATTCTCGCAGAAGGAAGCGAGCGAGTTGAGCGGCATCGCGACCGTACTGTGGACCACAAGCTACGAGGCGACGATCAAGCGCTTGGTGCCGCAGTGCGAGCACCTGGTCCTGAACAGCAACGAGCACCTGCGCCAGGGGAACGAGGTGGAGACGCGCGAGGAGCGCAAGAACAAGGAGACGCGCGCGCAATTCCCGCTGCACAGCGTGAAGCGCAGCGCACCGATCATGCACCGCATCCGCAGCCGCAAGACGAAGGAGGAAGTGGCGCAGATCCAGCGTGCGATCGCGATCACGGGCAAGGCCTTCGAGCGCGTGTGCGGTTTCGTGAAACCCGGTGTGAAGGAGTATGAGATCGAGGCGGAGATCACGCACGAGTTCGTTCGCAACGGTTCGCGCGGGCATGCCTACACGCCCATCATCGCCAGCGGCTACAACGCCTGCGTGCTGCACTACATCACCAATGACATGGTGTGCAATGATGGCGATGTGATCCTGATGGACTTCGGCTGTGAGTACGGCGGCTACGCGAGCGACCTGACGCGTTGCATTCCCGTGAACGGCCGCTTCACCGACCGCCAGCGCGCGGTGTACAACGCGGTGCTGCGGGTGAAGAACGAGGCCACCCAACTGCTGCGCCCCGGCACCCTGCTGGCCGACTACCACAAGGAAGTGGGGAAGATCATGGAGCGCGAGCTGATCGGCCTGGGCCTGCTCGACAAGACCGACGTGGCCAAGCAGGATCCCGAGCGGCCGTTGTACAAGAAGTACTTCATGCACGGCACAAGTCACTTCCTGGGCCTCGACGTGCACGACGTCGGCCTCTGGAACGAAATGATCCAGCCGGACATGGTCTTCACCGTGGAGCCGGGCATCTACATCCGCGAGGAGAAGCTGGGCATCCGCTTGGAGAACGACATCCTCGTGACCCGCGATAACCCGATCGACCTCTTCGCAGAGATCCCCGTGGAGGCGGAGGCGGTGGAGGAGCTGATGAGCCGGAAGAAGGCGTTCGCGTAG
- a CDS encoding T9SS type A sorting domain-containing protein has product MRTPHSLCCAALAFLPEVILGQGFAVLDVNNIHARFHADGMIGLSPGIGQPNFEVPAGSGVHALFAAHLWMGGYDAGNQLRGAAVRFGQVGSDWFPGPLTTDGSASITSTVSAQYDRVWKVTSADVGLYQAYCACVNDPGCDEAVVYPGYQIPQDFTDWPAHGDVQAGQAYVLAPFLDANGDGAYALSDCDAPCSPGDGALYFIFNEKLAPHTESGCLPVGVEVQTTAFAYSGPDAALANTVFVQYRIINRGTLTLSDFHLGLFTDLDLGCADDDYLGCDVGRSLWYVYNGDALDEPCNGHLGYGPQPPAFGVSVLCGLHCDPDGTDHVQDSALVAFNGFGSGDGIIDNERHGLGHFMRFENSGGATGDPTTCAEYHNLMRGFWRDGLPLTYGGNGYGGTIPARFVYPGDSDPLGLGTDGVPQPAWNEVTAGNAPFDRRGMGSMGPITLQPGAVHRIVLAFIHAGASPGGLFSSVEALQARVDSIRAFASANGFCDGLATDVPCLASTVGLAEAPPVQHDLELFPVPAGSMVELRASPELIGARLTIHDAFGRIAQEQRVTSGSERIGIGSLAAGVYTCVVTTPRARHTGRFVKQ; this is encoded by the coding sequence ATGAGAACCCCTCATTCACTCTGTTGCGCTGCGCTGGCCTTTCTGCCGGAGGTGATCCTTGGCCAGGGCTTCGCCGTGCTCGACGTCAACAACATCCACGCCCGCTTCCACGCCGACGGCATGATCGGGCTGTCCCCTGGGATCGGCCAACCGAACTTTGAAGTGCCCGCGGGCAGCGGTGTGCACGCCCTCTTTGCCGCCCACCTCTGGATGGGCGGGTACGACGCGGGCAACCAGCTACGGGGTGCCGCTGTTCGCTTCGGTCAGGTCGGTTCGGATTGGTTCCCGGGTCCGTTGACCACGGATGGGTCGGCCAGCATCACCTCGACCGTGTCCGCCCAGTACGACCGGGTATGGAAAGTGACCTCGGCCGATGTCGGTCTGTATCAGGCCTACTGCGCATGCGTGAACGATCCCGGATGCGACGAGGCCGTCGTGTACCCCGGCTACCAGATCCCCCAGGACTTCACCGATTGGCCCGCCCATGGTGATGTGCAGGCCGGCCAGGCCTACGTCTTGGCACCCTTCCTGGATGCCAATGGCGACGGGGCCTATGCCCTGTCCGACTGCGATGCACCCTGCAGCCCCGGCGATGGGGCCCTGTACTTCATCTTCAACGAGAAGCTGGCCCCTCATACGGAATCCGGGTGCCTGCCTGTGGGTGTGGAAGTGCAGACCACGGCATTCGCCTATTCCGGTCCCGATGCGGCGCTGGCCAATACCGTGTTCGTGCAGTATCGCATCATCAACCGCGGCACGCTCACGCTCTCCGACTTCCACCTGGGGCTCTTCACGGACCTTGATCTGGGTTGTGCGGATGACGACTATCTGGGCTGTGACGTAGGGCGAAGCCTCTGGTATGTGTACAACGGGGATGCTCTTGATGAGCCGTGCAATGGCCACCTGGGCTACGGCCCTCAACCGCCGGCCTTCGGTGTCTCGGTCCTCTGCGGGTTGCACTGCGATCCCGACGGAACGGACCACGTGCAGGACTCCGCCCTGGTGGCGTTCAATGGGTTCGGGTCCGGGGACGGGATCATCGACAACGAACGCCACGGCCTGGGTCACTTCATGCGCTTCGAGAACTCCGGTGGTGCGACCGGGGACCCCACGACCTGTGCGGAATACCACAACTTGATGCGCGGGTTCTGGAGGGATGGCCTGCCGTTGACCTATGGTGGCAATGGGTATGGGGGCACCATCCCCGCCCGCTTCGTCTATCCGGGTGATTCCGACCCCTTGGGGCTGGGCACGGACGGTGTACCACAGCCGGCCTGGAATGAAGTGACGGCCGGCAATGCCCCGTTCGATCGCCGCGGCATGGGATCCATGGGCCCTATCACCCTGCAACCGGGCGCCGTTCATCGCATCGTGCTGGCCTTCATCCATGCCGGTGCCAGCCCGGGGGGGCTGTTCAGCAGCGTGGAGGCCCTTCAGGCCCGGGTGGACAGCATCCGGGCCTTCGCCTCGGCGAACGGGTTCTGCGATGGTCTCGCCACCGATGTGCCCTGCCTGGCCTCCACCGTGGGTCTGGCCGAGGCGCCTCCGGTGCAGCACGACCTGGAGCTTTTTCCAGTGCCGGCGGGCTCCATGGTGGAATTACGGGCATCCCCCGAACTGATCGGCGCCCGCCTCACCATCCATGATGCGTTCGGACGCATCGCGCAGGAGCAGCGCGTCACCTCCGGCTCGGAACGGATCGGCATTGGATCCCTCGCAGCAGGAGTATATACCTGCGTGGTCACGACCCCTCGCGCCCGGCACACGGGCCGGTTCGTGAAGCAGTAG
- a CDS encoding response regulator transcription factor, producing the protein MGSRQVRALIVDDEEPARENLRLMLEDLCPEVVVAGTADGPAKARERIAELDPDLLFLDIRMPSGTEGLDLLAELRDLRALVIFVTAFKDYALQAFHTHAVDYLLKPIDPDELRTAMMKALARVREQHERPAEAQAYRERLNDAVREAALPAGRIVIDHAKGFKLFDPRTISHLEAEGNCTQLHFSDGTRYLDTRTLRVYEQLLDPAQFLRVHRSHIVNLEHLREYLRDDGHWAVLRDGRRVPIARERVAEFLDRVR; encoded by the coding sequence ATGGGGTCGCGGCAGGTGCGGGCATTGATCGTGGACGACGAGGAGCCGGCCCGGGAGAACCTCCGGTTGATGCTCGAGGACCTCTGCCCGGAGGTGGTGGTGGCGGGAACGGCCGATGGACCGGCGAAGGCGCGCGAACGCATCGCGGAGCTGGACCCCGACCTGCTCTTCCTGGACATCCGCATGCCCAGCGGCACGGAGGGTCTCGACCTACTGGCCGAGCTCCGCGACCTGCGTGCGCTCGTCATCTTCGTCACCGCCTTCAAGGACTACGCGCTGCAGGCCTTCCACACCCATGCGGTGGACTACCTGTTGAAGCCGATCGACCCCGATGAGCTGCGCACGGCGATGATGAAGGCCCTCGCGCGGGTGCGCGAGCAGCATGAACGACCGGCAGAGGCCCAGGCATACCGCGAGCGGTTGAACGACGCAGTGCGTGAGGCCGCCCTGCCCGCAGGCCGGATCGTGATCGACCACGCCAAAGGCTTCAAGCTCTTCGACCCACGCACCATCAGCCACCTGGAGGCCGAGGGCAACTGCACGCAGCTGCACTTCAGCGATGGCACGCGCTACCTGGACACCCGCACCCTGCGCGTGTACGAGCAGCTGTTGGACCCGGCCCAGTTCCTGCGTGTGCACCGTTCACACATCGTGAACCTGGAGCACCTGCGCGAGTACCTGCGCGACGACGGCCATTGGGCCGTGCTCCGCGACGGACGACGGGTGCCGATCGCACGCGAGCGCGTGGCCGAGTTCCTCGACCGGGTCCGCTGA
- a CDS encoding response regulator transcription factor has protein sequence MRVLIVDDEPDARENLRMMLEEHCPDLIVVGSAGSAQEARELIAMEHPQALFLDIKMPGEDGFALLRSLQGQELPVVFTTAYDEYALQAFRENALDYLEKPIDVEELKRASSKLRRMTSDPTAAPQQTGAIAALLLDPASPLSKRMAVPGRDGLTLLKHEDILYLEASDSYTTIHTRDGKRQISSKHIRVFENNLDPKRFFRVHKSYIINLEHLRAFSRGEGNMAVLDNGAMIPVSRRKMPDFLALIPTF, from the coding sequence ATGCGTGTACTGATCGTGGACGACGAACCCGACGCCCGGGAGAACCTGCGGATGATGCTGGAGGAGCACTGCCCCGATCTGATCGTGGTGGGCTCGGCCGGAAGCGCCCAGGAGGCGCGCGAGCTGATCGCGATGGAACATCCTCAGGCGCTGTTCCTGGACATCAAGATGCCGGGTGAGGATGGTTTCGCCCTGCTTCGCTCCCTGCAAGGCCAGGAGCTGCCAGTGGTCTTCACCACCGCTTACGACGAATATGCGCTGCAGGCCTTCAGGGAGAACGCCCTCGACTACCTGGAGAAACCGATCGACGTGGAGGAGCTCAAGCGGGCGTCTTCGAAGCTTCGTCGAATGACGTCGGATCCCACGGCCGCACCGCAACAGACCGGGGCCATCGCGGCGTTGCTGCTCGACCCCGCATCACCCTTGAGCAAGCGCATGGCCGTGCCCGGACGCGATGGGCTCACCCTGCTGAAACACGAGGATATCCTCTACCTGGAAGCCAGCGACAGCTACACCACCATCCATACCCGCGACGGCAAGCGGCAGATCAGCAGCAAGCACATCCGGGTGTTCGAGAACAACCTCGACCCGAAGCGCTTCTTCCGCGTCCACAAATCGTACATCATCAACCTGGAGCACCTGCGCGCCTTCAGCCGCGGTGAGGGCAACATGGCCGTGCTGGACAACGGGGCGATGATCCCCGTATCGCGCCGCAAGATGCCTGACTTCCTCGCCCTGATCCCCACCTTCTGA